A window from Erythrobacter sp. YJ-T3-07 encodes these proteins:
- a CDS encoding metalloregulator ArsR/SmtB family transcription factor, which produces MNKVFDALSHPIRREVLELLKSGGMTAGDLADRFPVSKPTMSGHFAKLKEAGLIQGENRRGSVVYTINMSTLEETLHGFMGRVGIGAAPHSVSQRDDLNGKEGT; this is translated from the coding sequence ATGAACAAGGTCTTCGATGCCCTTTCGCACCCCATCCGGCGGGAAGTGCTCGAACTGCTCAAGTCTGGCGGGATGACCGCGGGCGATCTCGCCGATCGCTTTCCCGTGTCCAAGCCGACCATGTCAGGCCACTTCGCCAAGCTGAAGGAAGCCGGTCTGATCCAGGGCGAAAACCGCCGGGGATCGGTGGTCTACACGATCAACATGTCCACGCTCGAAGAGACGCTGCACGGTTTCATGGGACGGGTCGGGATCGGGGCTGCACCGCACTCCGTGTCTCAGCGCGATGATCTGAATGGAAAGGAAGGCACATGA
- a CDS encoding SDR family NAD(P)-dependent oxidoreductase, whose protein sequence is MQRFTDRTVIVTGSSKGIGAAIARRFAQEGANVVLNSRSRDDLEEVASDLDDARTLLVEGDVSDAAFAKELVARTVERFGGLDCLVNNAGTATAGPLADASDEDIDKVIDINVKGVLYLCRDAIPHLAKSDAPGGGSIVNTSSVSGTGGDWTMPIYNASKGAVTNLTRGLALQLGNQGIRVNAVCPSLTKTEMSEGIRDNDELFDAFLRRIPLGRAGEPEDIAAVVAFLASEDARHVTGVNLPVDGGVSASNGQPNFQAFQS, encoded by the coding sequence ATGCAACGCTTTACCGACCGCACCGTGATCGTGACCGGATCTTCCAAGGGGATCGGCGCAGCCATTGCCCGCCGCTTTGCGCAGGAGGGTGCCAATGTGGTCCTCAACAGCCGCAGCCGCGATGATCTGGAGGAGGTTGCCAGCGATCTGGACGATGCCCGCACCCTGTTGGTGGAGGGGGACGTGTCAGACGCCGCCTTCGCGAAGGAGCTGGTCGCGCGCACTGTCGAGCGGTTCGGCGGGCTCGATTGCCTGGTCAACAATGCGGGTACCGCGACGGCAGGCCCGCTGGCCGACGCGAGCGACGAGGATATCGACAAGGTGATCGATATCAACGTGAAGGGCGTCCTGTACCTGTGCCGCGACGCGATCCCGCATCTCGCCAAGAGCGACGCGCCCGGCGGTGGCTCGATCGTCAACACGTCCAGCGTTTCGGGCACCGGTGGCGACTGGACCATGCCGATCTACAACGCGAGCAAGGGCGCGGTGACGAACCTGACGCGCGGCCTTGCGCTGCAACTGGGCAATCAGGGCATCCGCGTGAACGCGGTGTGCCCTTCGCTGACCAAAACCGAGATGAGCGAGGGCATCCGTGACAACGACGAGTTGTTCGACGCCTTCCTGCGCCGCATCCCGCTGGGCCGGGCGGGCGAACCGGAAGACATTGCAGCGGTCGTCGCCTTCCTCGCCAGCGAGGATGCGCGCCATGTCACCGGTGTGAACCTGCCCGTGGATGGCGGGGTCAGCGCGTCCAACGGCCAGCCCAATTTCCAGGCGTTTCAGTCGTAG
- a CDS encoding SdpI family protein encodes MKVRSLLLVNLLLVALMAGFAFWVAGIAPMGMELPTHWNAAGEVDQTMAPLPALLMPAGVSLFVALVFAVTPMLEPLQDKLDKSAPLLRAVWIGMMALFVALQGIIAAPVFGYSPGAGAIMLLVGLLFVVIGNTLPKSRPGFFVGIRTPWTITDEDNWVATHRLGGKLFMLAGVALVIAALLDVSAGLRLTVMLGGTLLAALVPVIYSWWFWRSHRHAGKEA; translated from the coding sequence ATGAAGGTACGATCGCTGTTGCTGGTCAATCTGCTGCTCGTCGCGCTGATGGCAGGGTTTGCCTTCTGGGTTGCGGGCATCGCCCCCATGGGGATGGAATTGCCGACCCACTGGAACGCTGCGGGCGAAGTCGACCAGACGATGGCCCCGCTGCCAGCTCTGCTGATGCCCGCAGGTGTCTCCCTGTTCGTCGCGCTGGTCTTCGCGGTCACTCCGATGCTGGAACCGCTGCAGGACAAGCTCGACAAATCCGCCCCGCTGTTGCGCGCGGTATGGATCGGGATGATGGCGCTGTTCGTCGCCCTGCAGGGCATCATTGCGGCGCCGGTCTTCGGCTATTCGCCCGGTGCCGGGGCAATCATGCTGCTGGTCGGACTGCTGTTCGTGGTGATCGGCAACACGCTGCCCAAGTCGCGCCCCGGGTTCTTCGTCGGAATCCGAACACCGTGGACGATCACCGATGAAGACAACTGGGTCGCGACCCATCGGCTGGGCGGCAAGCTGTTCATGCTGGCGGGCGTCGCGCTCGTTATCGCGGCGCTGCTGGATGTGTCTGCCGGGCTGCGTCTGACCGTGATGCTCGGCGGGACGCTACTCGCCGCGCTGGTGCCGGTGATCTACAGCTGGTGGTTCTGGCGCAGCCACCGCCATGCCGGGAAGGAGGCGTAA
- a CDS encoding extensin family protein, giving the protein MACIAIGLSGCQLLPSGGGRADRPGPRTPTSAPQTGAVAPSLIGQQCLAKLGATGASFSPLPNAYDAPGCTRIDTVSLSDLRGDAGRFGIANIGPVTCQTASTFAGWVRYGVDRAARAYLGSPLARIETMGSYSCRNVAGTSRRSAHARAEAIDVAAFVLEDGRRISVIGDWQGGNSDERQFLRVVRESACKRFGTVLSPDYNAAHADHLHLEVGDSSFCR; this is encoded by the coding sequence GTGGCCTGCATCGCGATCGGCCTTTCCGGCTGCCAACTGCTGCCGAGCGGTGGCGGTCGCGCCGACCGGCCGGGACCGCGCACCCCTACCAGCGCCCCGCAGACGGGCGCCGTCGCGCCGAGCCTGATCGGCCAGCAATGTCTCGCAAAACTGGGTGCCACGGGCGCGAGTTTCTCACCTCTGCCGAATGCCTATGACGCGCCCGGCTGCACCCGGATCGATACCGTCTCGCTGAGCGATCTGCGGGGCGATGCGGGCCGCTTCGGAATCGCCAATATCGGACCGGTCACCTGCCAGACCGCGAGCACCTTCGCAGGCTGGGTCCGCTACGGCGTGGATCGCGCCGCGCGTGCCTATCTCGGCAGTCCGCTCGCCCGGATCGAGACGATGGGCAGCTATTCGTGCCGCAACGTCGCGGGCACCAGCAGGCGCTCCGCCCACGCGCGGGCAGAGGCGATCGACGTCGCAGCCTTCGTGCTCGAAGACGGGCGGCGCATTTCGGTGATCGGGGACTGGCAGGGCGGCAACTCGGACGAGCGGCAGTTTTTACGAGTGGTCCGCGAGAGCGCCTGCAAGCGCTTCGGCACCGTGCTCAGCCCCGATTACAACGCGGCACATGCCGATCATCTGCATCTGGAAGTCGGCGACAGCAGCTTCTGCCGCTAG
- a CDS encoding DUF4424 family protein, which yields MIARVMPRAALLAAMGLLLAGPIAANDSEAEIGLGGIVLKPSSALRLLKEDLYLSAELVTVDYVFENPTDEYVTTTIAFPMPAQPRGLVARDVYYDNTENWSGFDFATHVDGRPVRLQQIDRAMIGTRDVTDLIASRGWPAAWALADELNPFAELSEAELAPLLAEGWAVRDPLFGEQAVPAWDLVTYFVREQTFEPNSKVAVRHEYVPLVGGSAGSALYPQYRSDDFDSILTEYRTKYCLDDSILAGVDKRVANPSGDEAKQTYMGETWLSYVLSSGANWSGPIRDFRLVVDKGSPDNLVSFCMDGVTKTGSTRFEVRKTDFEPSGDLDVLILSFFRYD from the coding sequence ATGATTGCACGTGTGATGCCGCGCGCCGCGCTGCTGGCAGCGATGGGCCTGCTGCTGGCAGGCCCGATCGCCGCGAACGATTCCGAAGCCGAAATCGGCCTCGGCGGGATCGTGCTCAAGCCGTCGAGCGCGCTGCGCCTGCTCAAGGAAGACCTCTATCTCTCCGCCGAGCTGGTGACGGTCGACTACGTGTTCGAGAACCCGACCGACGAGTACGTCACCACCACGATCGCCTTCCCCATGCCGGCGCAACCGCGCGGCCTGGTCGCGCGCGATGTCTATTACGACAACACCGAAAACTGGTCCGGCTTCGACTTCGCGACGCATGTCGATGGTCGCCCTGTCCGTCTCCAGCAGATCGACCGCGCGATGATCGGCACGCGCGACGTCACCGATCTGATCGCCAGCCGCGGATGGCCCGCAGCATGGGCGCTCGCCGACGAGCTCAACCCCTTTGCGGAGCTTTCCGAAGCAGAGCTTGCCCCGCTGCTGGCCGAGGGATGGGCGGTGCGCGACCCGCTGTTCGGCGAGCAGGCGGTGCCCGCGTGGGATCTGGTCACCTACTTCGTGCGCGAACAGACGTTCGAACCGAACAGCAAGGTCGCGGTGCGTCATGAATATGTGCCGCTGGTCGGCGGGAGCGCGGGAAGCGCGCTCTACCCGCAATATCGCAGCGACGATTTCGACAGCATCCTGACCGAGTACCGCACGAAATACTGCCTCGACGACAGCATCCTTGCCGGAGTGGACAAACGGGTTGCCAATCCCAGCGGCGATGAGGCGAAGCAGACCTACATGGGCGAGACCTGGCTAAGCTACGTCCTCTCCTCGGGCGCCAACTGGAGCGGGCCGATCCGCGATTTCCGGCTGGTGGTCGACAAGGGATCGCCCGACAATCTCGTCAGCTTCTGCATGGACGGAGTGACGAAGACCGGCTCGACCCGGTTCGAGGTGAGGAAGACAGATTTCGAGCCCAGCGGCGATCTCGACGTGCTGATCCTCAGCTTCTTCCGCTACGACTGA
- a CDS encoding alpha/beta hydrolase, with translation MRGATTLASALMLSAMAGPLSAQEAITTTHAGLQGDLAGTLEGTLAQGTPAVLIVPGSGPTDRDGNSPLGIAAQTYKLLAEALAQRGIASVRIDKRGMFGSAAAVPDPNAVTVEDYVADIESWSETMATRSDGQCVWLLGHSEGGLMTMAAAANDPSRYCGLLLVASVGRNLGDVLRAQLAANPANAPLLPEIDAIIAKLKAGESVPAAGMHPALVPLFAPQVQGFLGSVFRQEPAELIAAHDLPVLILNGTADLQTPAADAQALANARPDATLVILERANHVLKQVPDDSRTANLATYADPDLPLAPGVVDAIAQFVAEEGAS, from the coding sequence ATGCGTGGAGCTACCACACTCGCGAGTGCGCTGATGCTCTCGGCGATGGCCGGTCCCTTGTCCGCGCAGGAGGCGATAACCACCACCCATGCCGGTTTGCAGGGCGACCTTGCCGGCACGCTGGAGGGCACGCTCGCGCAAGGGACACCTGCGGTGCTGATCGTGCCCGGCTCCGGCCCGACCGACCGCGACGGCAACAGCCCGCTGGGCATCGCGGCGCAGACCTACAAGCTGCTCGCCGAGGCGCTGGCGCAGCGGGGCATCGCCTCGGTCCGGATCGACAAGCGCGGGATGTTCGGCAGCGCGGCCGCGGTGCCCGATCCCAACGCAGTGACCGTCGAGGACTATGTCGCCGACATCGAAAGCTGGTCGGAGACGATGGCGACTCGCAGCGACGGGCAATGCGTCTGGCTGCTCGGCCATAGCGAGGGCGGCCTGATGACGATGGCGGCAGCGGCGAATGACCCTTCGCGCTATTGCGGGCTTTTGCTGGTGGCGAGTGTGGGGCGCAACCTGGGCGATGTCCTCAGGGCGCAGCTCGCCGCGAATCCTGCGAATGCTCCGTTACTGCCCGAGATCGATGCGATCATCGCGAAGCTGAAGGCGGGCGAGAGCGTTCCGGCTGCCGGGATGCATCCCGCACTCGTGCCGCTGTTCGCCCCGCAGGTGCAGGGCTTCCTCGGCAGCGTGTTCCGGCAGGAGCCGGCCGAGCTGATCGCCGCGCACGACCTGCCGGTGCTGATCCTCAACGGCACCGCAGACCTGCAGACGCCCGCCGCCGATGCGCAGGCGCTGGCGAACGCGCGGCCCGATGCAACGCTGGTGATTCTCGAGCGTGCGAACCACGTCCTCAAGCAGGTGCCGGACGACAGCCGCACGGCCAACCTTGCTACCTATGCCGACCCCGACCTGCCGCTCGCGCCCGGAGTGGTGGACGCGATCGCGCAGTTCGTGGCCGAGGAGGGCGCCAGCTAG
- a CDS encoding VOC family protein, with amino-acid sequence MAKVTGLGGVFYVVKDPAATRQWYEEMLGVTGDYGPQIPWSDEPHAAPYSLISHFADDKYIEPGKGGFMINLRVDDCDAMVEQLKAKGVEIFGQVDEGYGKFAWLLDPDGVKIELWEQSDAPDS; translated from the coding sequence ATGGCGAAAGTGACGGGCCTGGGCGGCGTATTCTACGTCGTGAAAGATCCCGCTGCGACACGGCAGTGGTACGAGGAGATGCTCGGCGTGACCGGCGATTACGGCCCGCAGATCCCTTGGTCGGACGAGCCGCACGCAGCGCCCTACTCACTGATCAGCCACTTCGCGGACGACAAGTATATCGAACCCGGCAAGGGCGGCTTCATGATCAACCTCAGGGTCGATGATTGCGACGCGATGGTCGAGCAGTTGAAGGCCAAGGGCGTCGAGATTTTCGGCCAGGTCGATGAAGGCTATGGCAAGTTCGCCTGGCTGCTCGACCCGGACGGGGTGAAGATCGAGTTGTGGGAACAGAGCGACGCGCCCGATTCCTGA